A genomic window from Vicia villosa cultivar HV-30 ecotype Madison, WI unplaced genomic scaffold, Vvil1.0 ctg.001077F_1_1_2_unsc, whole genome shotgun sequence includes:
- the LOC131633123 gene encoding uncharacterized protein LOC131633123, producing the protein MARPRVKFQLWTLFIRRLASRDRLQRFGLNIELSCVFCTELESIDHLFFNCRSTQEVWNKILMWIGYTHVGQEWNIEKNWIVQELRKRGWKRQLLKIALAETTYSLWKARNEIIFNNIPMAQDIATRIKYIFVICSRLHRAIKEHICLEILSIH; encoded by the coding sequence ATGGCTAGACCTAGGGTAAAGTTCCAATTATGGACGTTGTTTATAAGAAGGCTAGCATCTAGAGATAGACTGCAGAGATTTGGTTTAAACATTGAGTTATCCTGTGTTTTCTGTACTGAGCTGGAATCTATTGATCATTTGTTCTTCAACTGCAGATCCACACAGGAAGTTTGGAATAAAATTCTTATGTGGATTGGCTATACTCATGTGGGACAAGAATGGAACATAGAGAAAAATTGGATTGTGCAGGAATTGAGAAAGAGAGGCTGGAAGCGACAACTCCTCAAAATTGCACTTGCGGAGACAACATATTCCTTATGGAAAGCTAGAAATGAGATCATCTTCAACAACATCCCAATGGCTCAAGATATTGCAACCCGGATCAAGTACATTTTTGTAATCTGTAGCAGATTACATAGGGCCATAAAGGAGCACATTTGCCTTGAAATACTTAGCATACATTAG